The Couchioplanes caeruleus nucleotide sequence CGCGCAACCGCCCGCGCGCCCGGAAGCGCCGGAGCGTCGCCCTTGACTGGCATCGCTGTAACCCCTTGTTCTTATCCGTGGACTGCTTAGCGACGACGGCTCTTGCGGTCGTCCTTCTCGTGACCCTTGAACGTACGGGTCAGAGCGAACTCGCCGAGCTTGTGCCCGACCATGGCCTCGGTGATGAACACCGGGACGTGCTTGCGCCCGTCGTGCACGGCGATCGTGTGCCCGAGCATGTCGGGAATGATCGTCGAGCGCCGAGACCAGGTCTTGATGACGTTCTTCGAGTTCTTCTCGTTCTGGACTTCCACCTTCTTGATCAGGTGGTCGTCGACGAACGGGCCCTTCTTCAGGCTGCGAGGCATCTTTTAACTCCCGTTACCCGCGCTTGCGGGTGGCGTAGCGGCGGCGAACGATCAGCTTGTCGCTCTCCTGGCCCTTGCGGCGGGTACGGCCCTCGGGCTTACCAGCCGGGTTGACCGGGTGGCGACCACCGGAGGTCTTACCCTCACCACCACCGTGCGGGTGGTCGA carries:
- the rpsS gene encoding 30S ribosomal protein S19, with the translated sequence MPRSLKKGPFVDDHLIKKVEVQNEKNSKNVIKTWSRRSTIIPDMLGHTIAVHDGRKHVPVFITEAMVGHKLGEFALTRTFKGHEKDDRKSRRR